One part of the Rutidosis leptorrhynchoides isolate AG116_Rl617_1_P2 chromosome 1, CSIRO_AGI_Rlap_v1, whole genome shotgun sequence genome encodes these proteins:
- the LOC139870632 gene encoding uncharacterized protein, translated as MSTTQSVHSLAFRVMRLCRPTFHVETPLRFDPCDLVVGEDLFDCPSAAPHHLLRHHSATLDSSSSDLTYRNRFLLTDDSDAMGLSGLLVLPQSFGAIYLGETFVSYISINNSSNYEVKDIIIKSEIQTERQRILLLDTTKSPVESIRAGGRYDFIVEHDVKELGAHTLVCTALYYDGDAERKYLPQYFKFIVSNPLSVRTKVRVVKDTTYLETCLENNTKSNLFMDQVEFEPAPRWSATMLKPDAHHSEKDGLTREIFKPPILIRSGGGIYNYLYALKMSPQQTKIEGNNFLGKLQITWRTNLGEPGRLQTQQIIGNPIARKEIDFKVVQVPSIIMLEKPFPVHLSLTNLTGDKLGPFEVWLSLKDSNDDKAVMISGLQRMDLPMVDEFSSLEFQLNLVSAKLGVQKITGITLFDTTEKRTYDPLPDVEIFVESDV; from the exons ATGAGCACCACGCAATCAGTACACTCGCTAGCATTCAGGGTAATGCGCCTATGCCGTCCTACATTTCACGTAGAAACACCTCTAAGATTCGATCCATGTGATCTCGTTGTGGGTGAAGATCTTTTCGATTGTCCATCAGCTGCCCCTCACCACCTTCTCCGCCATCATTCAGCCACCCTTGATTCGTCTTCTTCTGATCTCACTTATCGCAACCGGTTTCTGCTAACCGACGATTCAGATGCCATGGGCTTATCGGGTCTCCTTGTGCTTCCTCAGTCCTTTGG AGCAATATATCTTGGAGAGACATTTGTTAGTTATATAAGCATTAATAACAGTTCAAATTATGAAGTGAAGGATATAATAATCAAG TCAGAAATACAAACAGAAAGGCAAAGGATACTACTATTAGACACTACAAAATCACCTGTCGAAAGCATACGAGCAGGAGGACGCTATGATTTCATTGTCGAACATGATGTAAAGGAGCTTGGTGCACACAC ACTGGTGTGTACTGCTCTTTATTATGACGGTGATGCAGAACGGAAGTATCTTCCACAATACTTTAAGTTCATCGTTTCAAATCCACTTTCGGTTAGGACCAAG GTCCGTGTTGTGAAG GATACTACTTATTTGGAGACATGCCTAGAAAATAATACGAAATCAAATCTGTTTATGGACCAAGTGGAATTCGAGCCAGCTCCACGTTGGAGCGCAACAATGCTAAAACCCGATGCTCACCATTCAGAAAAAGATGGTCTTACTAG AGAAATATTCAAACCACCTATTCTTATTAGATCAGGAGGTGGAATATATAACTATCTTTATGCACTAAAGATGTCACCTCAACAAACAAAAATCGAAGGGAATAATTTCCTTGGTAAACTTCAGATAACGTGGCGTACAAATTTGGGTGAACCTGGTCGCCTGCAAACACAACAGATAATTGGCAAT CCCATTGCACGTAAAGAGATTGATTTCAAAGTGGTGCAAGTACCATCTATCATCATGTTAGAGAAACCATTTCCT GTACACTTGAGCCTTACAAACCTGACTGGAGATAAACTCGGGCCCTTTGAAGTTTGGTTGTCGCTCAAGGATTCAAATGATGACAAAGCTGTTATGATTAGTGGACTGCAAAGGATG GATTTACCTATGGTGGATGAGTTTTCATCCTTGGAGTTTCAACTG AATCTTGTTTCTGCCAAACTTGGAGTACAGAAAATCACTGGCATTACACTTTTTGATACTACGGAGAAGAGAACTTATGATCCGTTACCGGATGTGGAG ATATTTGTTGAATCGGATGTATAA